The DNA window CAGATTCTCGTAAAAATTGGATTTGATTTAATTGCAGAGCTTTGTTGAAAATTATTCAGAAAAACTGTTTTAGATCTCCTTTAAAAGTTAGTATTTTATGGGTTTCCTTCACTTTCTTTTATTCATTTGAAACATCATGTTATGTTTGATGCATTTCTTGCTTTGTATGCTTAGCTTATGTTTTTCAGCTACCTTGACACCTTTGTTTTTTTATGTGGCTGCTGTTATAGATTCTTGGGACATTGGTCAATATTATTGTTTATCATATTTCATTTGACTCTATTAAGCATCAAACAAAAATTTAGTAGGAAATTTGTTCAAGGTACCAGCTATTGTTAAAACAGATGAGTCTTGCGATTTATGTATGTAACTTGCTGGTGCAGAAATTAAATCGTTGCAATCTAATTTAACACTGGAACAGATCTTTGAAAAAGAAGTGGACCTGAGAATGGAGGTAGTTAATGTGCATTTTGACATTATTGAATTGGAGTTGGAGATTTGGAATGTTTCGACTAAGATATAGTTTTTGTCTGTTATCTTCTGCTTCAGGTTCAAGAATTGAAGAATAAGTTGAACAAGTTACGCAAGTGTTACTTTGGTGAAGCCAGAAGAATGTGAGTTAGTTGAAAGAATGTTGTCAGAGAAAATGAGTTCGTGGAGAAAGCGCAATAGAATGTTGTCAGAAAAAATGAGTTCATGGAGAAAGTGCAAAAGAATGTTGTCAGAGAAAATGAGTTAGTAGAGAAAACGCAAAAGAATGTTTAAGGATCACCTAAGGATCCCAAGGAATATTGCAGGAGGAGCTTGGAATAGAATATGATGAAGATATTGGGGTTAGTGTGCAGTCATACAATGGCCTGATCCCTCGAGGTAAGAAGTGGCCAAGGGGACATTGATATATTTATTGAAACTATGAAGTCTGTCCTTAATCAATAAACATAGGTACATAGATTATTTGGAGTTCTTAACTTACTGAACATGAACGCAAATTACATAGCCAATGTAATTAAGTCTTTATAAGTTAGACTCGGTTTTTGGGGTTTAAAACACTTTCCGTTACAAATGTAATACACTTGCGATTTCATTAGACATTGTACTTGAAGACTATAAAATATAATGTCACCTTGCATTTACGTATGTAACTTGCGATTTCATTTGACATTGTACTTGAAGACTAGAAAATATAACATTGTTTTGTGAACTTCATTCAATGTTCTACTTTTGTGAGAGGCGAGGATGATTCAAACTGCAATGTTTGAAAATTCTAACTCACTATTAATATGCAGTGATAAAGAGAAAATTGGGGCTGTTATGAAAGATGAGATTCAGCCTGATGTGATTTGGGAGCAGAAAGTGAAAGATGTTGAAGCGGAACGCAATTGGAGTGAAGTGAAAGATGAAATTTATTTGGAGTTCTTCTCTGCTACAGGTCTTCTTTTTTCCTTATCATCTCTATGTTTCTCATTTTCTTATTCAGAGTAGTTACAGTAAGGTTTGTCCAttttttaattctaataattaataatgatttagttttAGTTTTGTTTATAAACACAAGCTTATAATCATTCAATTTGCAGATTAAGTTATAAttgtgataaaaataaaataaaattgaccaTGGTAATAGAATTAATTTTTGACCATGGTTTCATGAAATTTGTTCACCATATATCctgttaatttttaaatgatttgtGTTTTATGCCATCTAAAGTTTAAAATTGGAATATGTTTTTGTTTGGTGATAGCTTCTAGGCACTTTTGACACTGTATTTTTCTGTTGACATACTATGCATGTGTGTCTTGTGATTGCTTCTGCAGCTAGTATGTTAGAAGCCTTGAGTGCTCTGCTAAAACAATGCCTGAAGAATGTCTGAGTCTGGAGACTTTATTTTGGCTAGGGGTATGCCTTTGTTCTTGAACTGAAAGTACTTCACTTAGTTGGTCAATTCTTGTATGCCTCTGGTTTCTTGCCCATCTACAAGAATCCTACTTGAAGTGTGGGTAGTTTAAAATCTAAtttactttgtttttattttgtaacTTGAAATAAGGTCATGTGAAGTTTTGGAGAAACGAGTCTTGATAGATTAGGATTTTGTTATTTGTAtgatttattaatttgttaaCATTTCAATAGCTCAATAAAAATCTTTTATTTGTTTTCCGTTTGAAGAGTGATATATATATTACGATTTCATTATTGTATTTTATATGTTATTTGCTTAGCCTTTATCTGCAGGAATATAGATAGAAGTCTAAAGAAGTGATCTGTCTAAAAAATTCAGTTCTCTAATGACCATagtaatgaatttttttttattcaatttaaacaatttgcgggggttttaaacctctgCAAAACCAAATCCCGCTGTATGACACGAtaccagcggttgctaaaaacTCCCGTAAATAATTTGTGGGAATCGTATAAGCGGCCGTTTTCATAACTTCCGCAAAATAATTTGCGGAGGTCCAAAACCCCCGCAAATTGGTTTTAAAACCCCCACAATATAGCGCAATTTTTTGTAGTAATTCAAACGGGCAATTTTGAGCAATtcatcaacgaataaggctcaaaTCAAAGAAGAGGAAATCATCAGTTTTGTTGATATTTAGTAAtttttagataggaaattgaataagctttccaacgcttcgaaccgggcgcaaatcggagttacggttctcaagttatgtcAAAAACACTAGTGTTGATTTTTTTCATGACAACATAGACCGCGCGAAGTGCCCTCTGAGAGCGTGAAGTATGCCTTGCGACTTTGGAATTCAATAAATAGGGGGAAATAAGATTTTTTTAGGTATGGGTTGAGTATTTTTGAGCCCCAACACCATCACAACCATTTTTTTAGTAGAGAGAGCTTGTAAACAACAATGGAGCTTTCATTTTGATGATCCGGAGTCAGATTGCTCATCAATCAAAGTTGACAATTTGGAAGATTTGTGATTCTTCTTCTCTTATCTCTATGTATTCTCTACTTTTGGGTGTGTTTGTAAGTTTACTCCAAAACCTATGTATAATTGTTACTCTAtttttgtataaagtttgctttacaaatctttgtcggtgtttccttgatctttttgctaaaatgctttggatttgtgttgttatagacatatagctCATGAATCTTGATCAGGGGAATATCAGTTAGCTTTAAATTCTAGAGATAGGTttagggttaacatccacataatatcagaatttaatgcctctgtgttgttcgacTGGTTGAGACATCATCGAAAGAGCAATATGGTTGAACTCTCGTTGGTGTTTcaaaaatggacattgatgtgagagatatgtggtgattctgatgatgaGTATTGTAAGTTGAGTGCGACAGagtaataggtttaagtttgtgacgagtagTTTACATTCGTGTCTGATTAGTTTTTCCTCTTGAAAGtgcatttattttctatttataatttacttttccgcactttactttAAATTCCATTTAAcccgaactcaagaactaagaattcgTCGAAAGACAATTCTTTCCAACCAGTTCCTGTGGAAAcaataaattcccggataaatttttctaaaatttttgttgcttgctctctaccgcttcaacaaaatggcgccgttgtcggggatcgATTTTGGTATTGGAtagcattgcgatagtttctttgtttttgagttttgtagatatcgtatatattgatatttgtatacttgtgtcTAGTTATACATACTTCAACTTTGTTTGGTGAACTGACGAAACAAGTTGAACTTGGATTAGCTATTAaattacaaatcttcacttttcaacttgtttatgcATTTTCACAATTATGTTTTGTAAAACttgtgtttttattattgttCAAGTATGTGCACATATGTGTTGTTTACGTATTGTTGTAAATTATATTGTTTCGTAACGTTTGTTCAAGTGTGTGGTTAGGAGATTTTCTTTAGGCTGCGTTGATGCGAAAAAATTGGCGTGTTGTGGAGGAAGTTACTACCCGGCCACAATAAAGGCAtcaagctaacgacgtaaaacaaacgcttgttgggaggcactccaacttttgtaaattatGTTTAGTTGTGTAAGTGagatgtgtaggtgttaagtgaaGTTGCATCAGAACTGTTGTCTACTGGACTGATTTTTCTAGTTTTGATGTAGCGCGCTTAGCACGCCCTACAATGTAGAGCCAgtgaattctttttatttttttcacttggCTCTCCTTTTTCTCACTTCCACCAAGACTTTATAGTATAGTAATTAGTAgtaatatttttaattcttttttgttgttgtttggacTCAAATTTTAGTCTGATCACTTAAAGTCGCATTTGGTGATTCTCCGAGTTTGGTTGTTTCAACATTGGAGTTGAAACTAaatttcattcttatttttctttttgtatttaTTCTTTATTGTTATTCTTATTCATTAGGCCATGGATTCAAATTAaatttcattcttatttttctctgatttttttttgcatttgTCAATTTATGCTTTTCTCTAAAGACAAGAGCTTTACTTGATTTGATAAAAACTTTCTCTGTGTTCATCAGAACAAGTTTCTTTCATCagagttttttaatttatttcatgccacaaaactagaaaaaaaacaaacaatgcATTACCATATAAATGACCGTGCATATACTAACTGGATAAAGAATATGCTAAGTGCATGAAATCATTGTAACATTGtttacaattaaattaatatatgaaACGCACCAATTCTTCATAAAATAAAGTCATTGTAACATTTTTCTCAACTCTAACATTGTTCTCAATTACTTTCAAAATACATAAACATAGTCATTGTAACTCAATTACTTTCAAAATACATAAACTATAGTCATTGTAAAATTGTTCTGAATTTCTTTAAAAGTAAccattaggggtggaaataggctgggccgagctaggctttgttaagcctaagcctggcctgtcaaaaaaacggaagcctaagcctggcctgtagcctgtcgtaggcttattttttaggcctgagtctggccttttcaaaggcctggttagcctgttagcctacataaaagcccatttgttttagacatatgtaaataagcaattaaaaaatTGCTTAAATAGACTAATTAACTAAAAGAACTTATGAGAACAATGTTCATaatgtgttttcatcttattttcacaagttctttaaCATAACCAAGtttcattaatgtattttaattcaaagtacaaaacataacataataataataaaaaaagtatttatatttatttaaataggccggcctgataaccttaaaaggcttttttttagggcctgaggcctagccttttttaactaaataggcttataaaaaagcctaggcctttactatttaaaaataatgtatagcctggcctgagcctatataggctagcctgtaggcccctgttatcggcctggcctaCTTCCACCCCTAGTAACCATAAACAGTTCACTCTCTCAACACTTCAACCTCTGCTATGTAACCACCACAGGAGATTAGTCATTGAATCTTCAAACCCCTTTAAGGTTTTTATATTCTTCATTGCAACTTTTTTGTCAAAAATTCCCTGCAAGGCAAACACATACCCTTTCCATCCTTCATCAACACCTTCTCTTTTCAAAGCAGGCAATGCCCATTCaacaagttccttcacatactcaACATCCGAAAACAAAACTTCCGAAATAGGACACAATGGTAAAACTTGAATACCAATCCTAGCTTCTCTGCACTCAGCTGGAGCAAACCATAATCCACTGTCTCTCTTATTAGACCAAAGAACTCCAATGATCCtattctcttttgtaaaacctttttcatagatATTCCCATCCTTCTTAACGTGCCACCACATTTTGGTGGCACAAATTTCCAACGCTGCAAGTGTTGATCCAATGGACACAACTTGAGCATCACCATATGCCATTCCAAACAATGCTGCAGCATAATATGCAAACACGGCTTCACTACTTCCCATTTGATTTCTTCCATCTGCAAATTCAGTTAACCCTCCAGCCCAAGAATGCAAATTATAAAGATCAAAACACCTCAAACGCGAATAGTTGGAGTTGAGACTTGTGCTCAAGTTCATAAAGTCTTCCAATAGTGCATAGGCTTGAGCCTTATACTTCCTGCCCCAAGCCGGATCAATCTTAACAAGCACTGCAATTGCGTAAACAAAAAATCCTAATGAATAATGATGATTGTTATAAATTCCAAAACCATACTCAGCATTAACATCATTACACCCTTGTTTAGTAACAATGCCTCCCCACTTTTTATCATACAAAAACCCATTTCCTTTGAAAGTTCCTTCAAGCCAAGGCTCAATAGTTTCCTTCAAAAACTTCTTAACCTTAACCTTTGGAATCACATCATAGAAAAAAACCTCTTCAGCAATCAAAGCCAGCCTTGCAGCTCTTGCAATCAGCTTTCCAAAAACATGACATGAAGTTGTTTCTATTGAGGACGAGTTCAAACCCTCAACATCCTTAAAAAGTGATGAAACAATTTCTTCATGATGTTTTTCTTTCACACCATTTTTAGAGTACCAAGTTACAGAAACAGGATCAGTTTTCAAAATCCATGAATCACCAACAACACCAACAAGGTCTCCATCAATGCTTTTATACTTGAAATCATTCAAAACAGTAACATTATTCAAATCATTCTCAGATAAAAGCTGTAGATGAAGAGGGTGTGCTAACATCAACAAATCACCCCAACCTTTTTTTTCCCATTTATACTCAACACAGAATGGTTCTCTAAGTATAGCATCACCTGACACAGGATAACAGAAACTGCACCTGTCAAGAACAGCCTCATGTTTCGAATCAGAATCCGGCAACAAAGCTATGCGAATGTTGCCTGAAAAGGCCTCAGAAGTGATCTCAGAACGGCTATGAGTCAACTTTATTTTGATCGAAGTGTATAGTATCCATGCTTGATTGTTGTTAAACCGGATAGTAAACTTTGTGAATGAATCATTTGAAGAGAAGTAAATGATATCATGGATGGTTGATATGGAAAGAGGGGTTGGTTTTGTTACAGAAAGAGTGACATAAGGACTTCCTCTAACAAGAAAGAAACTTGTATTGATACAAGGAATGTCTAAGGTGACACTGAGGTCACTATAGGAAGAGATGACATGTTTTCCATTGGAACCTTTTTGGCTATCTTTTTTTGATGAAGTGATTGTGATGTCGGGTTTGAAGACCTGAAATATCACTTTGGAGTTTGAAGAGTGGTTAGGATAGGAAATGGAAAGTGATGAGTTTGAGGATTTGATGAGGTAAGGGTGGATGTATTCAGGTTGATCACCATTTTTTAGAACAAAGTTTTGGAAGAATGAGTTAGTAGGGAGGGGTGTGGATAGCAGATTTGATGAGAAGAATTTGGAGGGGTCAGGGAGGACAGTGGAGTTAGCATGAGGGAATAGAAAAGGTTTGTTATTAGCCGTAGACATTGCAACTGAAAAGAGTGATGTTGTTGTTTTAGAAAGACTAAGAATGTTGTTTAAGGTGGTAATGGTTATGGTGATGGAGAATTTTTATAGTAAAATGTTTGAGAGGATTTTGTGGTTTGGAAGGTGAAGGGTCTGTCTTTTGTGTTATTGGATGGATTAAGAGGTTGGATGTAACGTGTATAGATAGGTTGAATGATGATTATGTGTTACTAGCTGCCCATAGGAGGGGCTATGCTTCAATTCAAGAGTTTCAAACTTGCTTTTTTACACTTCACGATTGAGTTTCTCTATTTTCCTTCAAATGTTATGCTTCAAAAGTTAGTACTCTGTCTACGAAAAATCTCTTGGAAAACACAATAAAACAGAGATATAGTACTTTGATAATACTTCAAATATTATGCTTCAAAAGTTAGTAAAGATTTACTACTGTCTTTGAAAATAGTTacagtatttttaaaaaatttatagttttatttatttgtaatgtttttataatttattttaagtatcttaaatttaaaaatttattattatttttttcaatgttattattgtttaattaaaaaaatataataattttataaataaaattgattaaagatatTGTTTGGTATATATCCTATTTCGTAGAATTGAGTTAGTATTGTTGACTCTTGTTGTGAATTTTTTAACTATGTTTACAAGTTTGAAGGAaagaaaaatgaaggttttaCATTGTTAGGAGATCGGTATTTGGATGAATCATAAtaccacaaatatttttatcgGAAACACTTTTTGGATATTAGAATTCGGACATTGTGTGTATGTGATAACAAAGGTGAATTCATATTTCAATCTCTGAACAAACCACTATAACAATATTACATGTATTGCTTGTGTGGGTGTCCGTGTAAGGTAACTGATTGGTGAATCTAGATTTCAATATTCAGACAAACTCCTAGAACAAATTACATCTATTGCTTGTGTGTGTGAGAGATAACATAAGGGCAAATAAATTATAAATCCATGGACAGTATTATAACGATACTTTATTCATATAATAAATTATACATAAGTCATTCATACCCAAGaataaattatcataaatcattcATAATTCATAACTCAGTCATTTACAAACCATACATCAGGCAATCATAAATCATATATAATTCATAACTCAACAAttcaaaatatttacatcaaaatacaaattaaaatacaacTACCGCATATATCTAACACTCGTATTCCTCCTCTTCCTCCTATACTGCAATGCATTTCGTGCCTCTGATAATATTTTCTATAAAGTGGCCTTCTCATGAGTGTCTTCCTTAAACTCTCTTATACCTATGACATCTCTCTCAATATCAACAATACGGGGACATATAGACAATACATCCACGACATGTTCCGTCTTTGTTTGATCTTCATCTAGTATCGCCCGATGAGTTGGTTTCCTTTTGGCACTAGTTTCATATAAGGATGAGAAAATATATAAAACCATGGTAGTTCATAAAACATCACATCAACATCTCTACGAAGAACACTAGCAATAGCAAAAACGTGGGTTCCCTAATTATACCCTACAGATACCTGAACTGTTGTGGTACTCAGTCAAGTAAAGGTGGGTACATAATTTGAGACCTGTAAGTCAACCATCCAGCGTACCAACCTATCACTTTCAAATGTTGCCTCTCTTCGGAGACAATGTTATCTCTTTCCAAAGGATTTTTTATCACACTTTCATCTCTTTGTGATGTAGAAGACTAAGCAGGctacaatataaaaatattaatcaatAGGAGAATCTTCACGTCCCATTTTATCTTGAAGAGATACTTGCTAGTCTTCCATGATTTAATTAAAAGGAAGTAAGTAATAAGGTGAAGGAAGGATACCACGCATTGCATGGCTAGAAACACATCAAAGTTAGCTAAACATTTGTCCCTTTCCGTATAAAGCAACATTGAAGAATCAATAAGGCACAACAAATCACACCTAACCAAGGAATTAGAGTAACTTTTAATCTTCTGATATATAACTAAAAAATTATTAGACAAGTGACTCCAAAGACAAGAGAGAGGGGAGGGGGAGGTGAATTGTGGTATTCAATATTCACGATTAGTTTCAAGTTTTTGTTCTTAAGAAGAAAATTGTGTTAGTATTTTTAAGATTAGGATAAAAAAACCACGAGAAGAAAAAGCGGTAAGataaatagtgaaaataaaagATAGGTGTTACAGAGATGACACTAGATAATTAACCAGGTTTGGTCGAACATTGGCATACTCTTGTCCCAAAGAGATCTTCATGAGATTTAACTATAATATTGAACTCTAACAAGTTACGCCCCACAAACCTTTGATACAAGAAGATCTAGAGATTTTACACAAGCTTATCCTCAACCAAAAGAAAGCATTTACGTGGGCTGACCTAACAAACCGATTAGAGATTTTACAAtttgatataaataaataaacaaaaaatttctAGGCTAAGTTCTAGAACTAAACATATTGGTTAATCTCAATAATCAAACTCTATTTTTCAAGAGTATCACATTCTTGAAAGTATCAATAGTGGCACGACACAAATACAATTCCTTCCTCAAAAGCAATTTTCTCTCACAAGTCACTAAGACAACTTTggtgaaaaaaatatttagagagagagagtgaaaagaTATAAATTGCAAAGAAATAGAGAAATTCTGAATTCTAGTGTGAAATGAAGGGAGGAGATGCCTCCTCTTTATAGAAGAAAACTTGGCTAAAAAAGGAAACAATCCATGTGACAACTACCTCACCTAATCGATTAGGTCTTAAGTCTATTCTAGGTGCCATGAATAATCAATTATTTGTGCTCATTTCAGAAAGTTTGTATTGAGAGTTATTACCACTCATTAAGACACTATCACAGTCGATTGTATAattgatttttcttcttctaattgattagatcctaaggctaatcgattAGGTAGTTCAAAAATATCTTCAAATGAAACTGACAGTTTCCTAATCGACTGGCTAGAGCTTAAAATCATTTTTAGGTGATTTGTTATGAAAAAATGAGGTTTCAAAAAgtcttttgtgtgtgtgtgtgtgtgtgtctatgAGTTTCCTTAGTATTTTAGGAGTTTCTCTTCTACTTTCACAAGAATCTGGTCAGTTAGACACAACTAGGCAAACTTTCACACTTCATCTCTTTCATAACTCTGAGGCTTTCATAATCCTTTACTAGATACAAAGATCATTTAAGCACTTCAATGGACTCTCGAGTCTCTTACTTGATGAGGCTTGAGATGTCTTCAAGTTAATCACCATCGTCAAGGAGTTGGAAGGATATTACTACTGCTTTCAGCAATCATTAGCTTTGTCGTCATCAAAACATTTAGGAAAGTTCTTATTCTGGGTTGGTCATATCCCTTTTCAGTCCGACCGCCACAAGAGGAAAAATCCTAGATTCAGAACAAGTGTTCACTAAAATTCTAGAATATTCTCCAGATCACTAGACCATCAGGGACCCAAAAGAAAGAGATATGTACCTCCAACGCTTCCAACAGTCCTCCGTATTCCACGTCAGAAACATAGCGAGACAgttattcctcttccctatatATACGGGATGACGCCATTTCAGGTAACAAGTTTCAAACATAATTTGAATACTCTTTCATCATTCACATACTGACTTGAGCGTTGGAGTTCTAACCTTACAAGTACACCCCACACTCTATCGCATCAGAATCTCTCCTACGCTGCAACTTCCAGAATTCTACAATTTTTTGTTTCTGGAACGGAACTGTTGTGTCGTATGTGGgaatcaacttctgattcctaCATATCCATCAAGGATAACTCGTTCTCAACCTGAATAATGTATCATACCAAAATCAAGTGAGCATAGACGCTGACATTGTCAAAGATGTTCGAGAAGACATATCTAGAATCAATTCATCATGTATCATCGTCAATTGATATGTTTCGAAGTATCGCTGCATCCAACACTTTGTCACCTTTTGATTGCTTCTTGCTGAACATCAgtccaaaatgatgatttttgatAAGTTGTTTATCAAGTTATGGTTCTTGGTATGTTACTTAAGTGATGGTGATTGATGTGTTTACTCAAGTGATGGTGTTTGAAAAATTGTTTATTAAGTAATGGTGCTTGATGTGCTTTCTTAAGTGATGGTGATTGATGTGCTT is part of the Vicia villosa cultivar HV-30 ecotype Madison, WI linkage group LG2, Vvil1.0, whole genome shotgun sequence genome and encodes:
- the LOC131647374 gene encoding glucan endo-1,3-beta-D-glucosidase ARB_01444-like, encoding MSTANNKPFLFPHANSTVLPDPSKFFSSNLLSTPLPTNSFFQNFVLKNGDQPEYIHPYLIKSSNSSLSISYPNHSSNSKVIFQVFKPDITITSSKKDSQKGSNGKHVISSYSDLSVTLDIPCINTSFFLVRGSPYVTLSFTIRFNNNQAWILYTSIKIKLTHSRSEITSEAFSGNIRIALLPDSDSKHEAVLDRCSFCYPVSGDAILREPFCVEYKWEKKGWGDLLMLAHPLHLQLLSENDLNNVTVLNDFKYKSIDGDLVGVVGDSWILKTDPVSVTWYSKNGVKEKHHEEIVSSLFKDVEGLNSSSIETTSCHVFGKLIARAARLALIAEEVFFYDVIPKVKVKKFLKETIEPWLEGTFKGNGFLYDKKWGGIVTKQGCNDVNAEYGFGIYNNHHYSLGFFVYAIAVLVKIDPAWGRKYKAQAYALLEDFMNLSTSLNSNYSRLRCFDLYNLHSWAGGLTEFADGRNQMGSSEAVFAYYAAALFGMAYGDAQVVSIGSTLAALEICATKMWWHVKKDGNIYEKGFTKENRIIGVLWSNKRDSGLWFAPAECREARIGIQVLPLCPISEVLFSDVEYVKELVEWALPALKREGVDEGWKGYVFALQGIFDKKVAMKNIKTLKGFEDSMTNLLWWLHSRG